GTTGTAGTCCCCCAGGCGATTTCAATAGTCCAGAGCCATCACCTACACGACCAGTAAAGGGGAAATGGAGAATGTGGGTGCTTCCATAACATGATCGAATCTTTTTCTAACTACCGAACCAGAGAAGCCCCCGTGTCCACCAAACCATCGAAAACCATCATGAACTCAACACCCGTCACCACAACAGAGCCTTTGGAACCATACAAGACTCACCTGTCAAAGATTGACGCCAGCCCCGAAGCCGCAAACTCGAAAGCAGAGTGTCTCAAGTACTGCTGGCTCACGAACGAGACCTGGGACTACACATTGGACACCGATGGTCCACCAGAAGACTGCCAGAGCCTAATGGATATATACTGCACCTTTCCAGAaagaccatctccaacggcGCCGTCCTCTATCCCCGAGACATGTACACCCGGGAGCGACGTTGATGAACTCTGATGGGCCTGAGATTACAAGAGACTCGCGTGGTGGAGCTGGTGTTAGGGTATTTGTGTAAATACCGTTCGATCCAAAGGAAAAGAGTTGCAAGACACAGGATGCAGAGAATTGATACAGTACACACTGTGGGAGTTTCCTAATGTTTGCTTTTTCGAAGATGATTATGGGGGTGACTAACGATCCGATAGACAACGACATAGAGAAGGGGTACTGTGCCTTACAATGGGACCACGAGTGGTCACCATTTCAACTAAATACCAACAAATCCTCTTAGTTAATGCTTTTCCAAACTTGACGGATCAACCTCTGATATGATAGAAATAGCCCAGTACAAGTATCAAATACCCATGTCGTGGCCGGCAAATGCTAACAGCCGACGTCATAGTTGGTTAGTGCATAAACGCGCCTCACAACATACGCGACGGGCACGTCACATCGGTGACATTGGTGATAACTTCATCTCGACAACCCAGGACTGACCGTCATGGCATCTGAGCCCATGTCCGGCGTCAAGGTTGAGGCATCTGACGTCAAAGTTGAGATGCGCGACCGTGATGCTACTTCTCACACAATCTCGAGTGACCCCAGCGACCTCAAGGATGAACTCCTCCAGGCTATCGAGAGCATCCAAGTGGATGGCACATTTGCGTCCTCATCCGCCGTGAATCGCCTCTCGGCGGGCGTATTCGTTCATGGCGTCGGCGATATCGCAACACCACTCAGCGAGTTTCATGCATGCCAGATGATCGCCAAGGCCCACCAAGCACCCTACGGCAAAGGCAGCGATACCATCGTCGACACTGCCGTGCGCAACACATGGGAATTGGATCCAAGCCAGTTCGAGCTGCGAGATCCTACGTGGACGGCTCAGGTTCAAATCTTGTGTAAACAAGTTGCAAAGACTCTGGGCATCAATGGAaccatcaaggctgagctATACAAGATGCTCATCTACGAAAAGGGTGCCATGTTCAAGGCACACACTGAGTAAGACCTCAGGCTATGGTCCTCTATGCCATAACTGACAAGTGACAGCACTGAAAAGATACCTGGCATGTTTGGCACACTCGTCGTTTGTCTGCCGTCAACCCATCAGGGCGGAGACGTGGTACTTAAACACAACGGCCAGGCGCACGTCTTCAGGTCGTCGGCCTATCCCCAATCTTGTGCCTTCTGGTACTCGGATGTCTCACACGAGGTCCTCCCCGTCACCTCTGGATATCGCTGGGTTCTCACTTACAACCTGGCTCTCGACCCGGCCCAGCCGCGCCCCTCGGCGAGTCTCATTAGCCAGGTCAACACTCAGCCACTTAGACAAGCGCTGAACCGCTGGCTTGCCCAAGATCCAACGACACGCGAGAATGAGTATTTCTACCACGTTCTGGACCACGACTACACCGAAGCCAGCATTTCTCTCAATGCGTTAAAGGCCCATGATCTAGTTCGTGTACAAGCCCTGAAGGAAGAGTGCAGCAAGCTTCCCGTCGACGTCTACCTCGCgctcctcgagaagatggaaacGGGAAGCGTCGAGTATTGCCCTGATCCCTACGATAGGAGGAGCTTTTACCGCGGTGGCTATTATAGTGGCTATGGTGGCTACatcgaagacgacgacgacgacgaggatgaagacggctTCCACGCACTCGACGAGGTTATAGAGTCTTGGCACAAAGTCTTGACTCTTGTCGACCTGGACGGTCACACTGTAACCAAGGGTCTAGagcttgatgaagacgacATTCTCCAGGAAGACGCCTTTGAGGACGTTGATGGACAGGAGGAGTATGAAGGGTACATGGGGAACTCGGTATGCCTCTCCATATATGGTTGTCTTTTCGACTGCCCATGTTGACACACTCTCCAGGGACCAATGGCGACACACTGGTATCGCTTAGCGGTAtgatctcctcatccttgttCTAGCTTCGTCTAATCATCCAAACCAGACCGTTGTCATTGCTCCCCACgactctcttccctctttaTTTGCCGGTAACAGCGTATCACCATCGCCAGTGGCACACCTCGCCCGCAGATGTTTGCTCCCTCGGGCACCAGAGTCTCTCTTCGTCGCACTCGACAGTATCTTGAGCGAGACGTGGAACCCCACGGGAACCCCAGGCTACCAGGCATCTTTGGATGCGGCAGCCGTGCAGGAAGTCGTCAGAGTTGCATTGCAACGCGAACGATATGATCTACTTGACAAaacgatggccttgagccCTAGGAAGCTGGAGCCTGGTCTCTGGGACTGGATCAAGGAGTGGTTAAATGGGGGTGATGTCAACCAACGCTTCAAGGCCATTCAGAAAGGGCAAGTCTCTAGCGTGAACAGTAACGAGAATCTGGCAGGCTAACACAAGGCAGGATTACCTCGGCTGTTCTCTTGGGTACTGATCTCGGCCAGCGGgctgaggccatcaccaGACTGGTTCCCATCCCTGACCAACTCTCGAGCATCGAACCAGCTGCGCTTGAGTGGGCTCGCGAAACCACGCGCCAGTGCTTGGAGAGCAGTGCCACCAATGTTCTGGGCAGCTTAGATGGGCCATCCATGGTAGACCTTGCGTTCTACTTTGACGACCCTTTGGCCTTCCTCTCGGAGACGTAAGTCTTTTGCTCTCAATATTGGGCAGAGTTGGCGGTGCTAACAGTTATACAGCGTGGcacccatcatcaccaagcacAAGGCGTCACTGGCACTCGCTGTCAGCTTCCTATCTCGACTGATGGACAAGGCAAGTGACGGCAAGCTACCTATGGAGAGCTCCCTGCAACTATACCGAtccatcgccaagaccaTGATCGCCTCGGTCGACTTCACAAAGGCACAGAGCCACGTCTCGCTTGACCACTCGGCTAAAAAGGCCCGGTACGGTTGCTCGCTAGACCAACTTGGCCGTGAACTCTCAGTGAGCGCCAGCATTCGTGAGCTGTCGACCCTGTTTAGGGGCTTGATAAAGGCTGACACGGAGGCTGATAACCTCGTCGCGTCTTTTGTCTCCAAGCTTACCTCTGATTGTCCTGGGATTAAAGCCACTGAACTTCCTCACTTATGGATTCCCTTCCTGCGCAAAGTCGACGCGGCTCTGGATTATCCCACCATGTCGTCAGACGAGTCGTCACGCTATCAGAAACTCTTGACCACCTTTCTCAAGGCCTATCTTGACAAGTACGTAGGCCGAGAGCCCGTCTACAACAGAAGCTTGGTACGACCCAGAGTTCATTGCAACTGTGGCGACTGTGAGCGTCTAAACGAGTTCCTTGTCGATCGTTCTCGTGAAGTCGGACGCTTCGCGGTTAACAAGCAAAGACGTGCCCATCTCCACCAAGGGCTTGACAGCGCACATGTCGACTGCACCCACACGACGGAGCGCAGGGGATCCCCTCAGACCCTCGTCGTGACAAAGACATTCAAGCAGATCGCGCAGCGGCTGCAGAGCTGGACGACTCGCCGCACAGAGGCCACCAAGGAGCTAGTGCGTTTTGACCAGGATAGACTTAAGAAGCTGCTTGGGGACGAGTACacggccatcaccaacatggACCGTATCCTGGCTGCCCGGAGTGCGCGGCAACCCCTGGCAGAGACGGCCCAGGCTGGCTC
This genomic interval from Fusarium keratoplasticum isolate Fu6.1 chromosome 9, whole genome shotgun sequence contains the following:
- a CDS encoding 2OG-FeII-Oxy-3 domain-containing protein is translated as MASEPMSGVKVEASDVKVEMRDRDATSHTISSDPSDLKDELLQAIESIQVDGTFASSSAVNRLSAGVFVHGVGDIATPLSEFHACQMIAKAHQAPYGKGSDTIVDTAVRNTWELDPSQFELRDPTWTAQVQILCKQVAKTLGINGTIKAELYKMLIYEKGAMFKAHTDTEKIPGMFGTLVVCLPSTHQGGDVVLKHNGQAHVFRSSAYPQSCAFWYSDVSHEVLPVTSGYRWVLTYNLALDPAQPRPSASLISQVNTQPLRQALNRWLAQDPTTRENEYFYHVLDHDYTEASISLNALKAHDLVRVQALKEECSKLPVDVYLALLEKMETGSVEYCPDPYDRRSFYRGGYYSGYGGYIEDDDDDEDEDGFHALDEVIESWHKVLTLVDLDGHTVTKGLELDEDDILQEDAFEDVDGQEEYEGYMGNSGPMATHWYRLATVVIAPHDSLPSLFAGNSVSPSPVAHLARRCLLPRAPESLFVALDSILSETWNPTGTPGYQASLDAAAVQEVVRVALQRERYDLLDKTMALSPRKLEPGLWDWIKEWLNGGDVNQRFKAIQKGITSAVLLGTDLGQRAEAITRLVPIPDQLSSIEPAALEWARETTRQCLESSATNVLGSLDGPSMVDLAFYFDDPLAFLSETVAPIITKHKASLALAVSFLSRLMDKASDGKLPMESSLQLYRSIAKTMIASVDFTKAQSHVSLDHSAKKARYGCSLDQLGRELSVSASIRELSTLFRGLIKADTEADNLVASFVSKLTSDCPGIKATELPHLWIPFLRKVDAALDYPTMSSDESSRYQKLLTTFLKAYLDKYVGREPVYNRSLVRPRVHCNCGDCERLNEFLVDRSREVGRFAVNKQRRAHLHQGLDSAHVDCTHTTERRGSPQTLVVTKTFKQIAQRLQSWTTRRTEATKELVRFDQDRLKKLLGDEYTAITNMDRILAARSARQPLAETAQAGSSRAPVVGEKRRWSEDIDVIDLTGE